One genomic window of Solanum dulcamara chromosome 10, daSolDulc1.2, whole genome shotgun sequence includes the following:
- the LOC129871029 gene encoding peroxidase 27-like, whose amino-acid sequence MATLKFLSIFIIYFAISLGFVNSQGFEVGYYKKTCPNIEEIVKKAVVEYVSLDPTLAAPLLRMHFHDCFVRGCDGSVLLNSTKSNQAEKDAIANLSLRGFQVIDAAKSALEKQCPGVVSCADILALVARDAVSLINGPTWQVQLGRRDGRVSILSEATTKLPTPFDNFTTLKTTFGALGLNVKDLVVFSGGHTIGVSHCFSFGSRIYNFTGRGDTDPNMDQKYIAQLKTKCKPNDVTTTVEMDPGSFKTFDTDYYTLVSKRRGLFVSDATLLTNTQTRTYVLTQLSSSGSTFFKDFGVSMVNMGKIGVLTGKSGEIRKKCAFIN is encoded by the exons atggctACTCTAAAGTTTCTTtctattttcataatttattttgcAATTTCATTGGGATTTGTTAATTCACAAGGCTTTGAAGTAGGGTACTACAAgaaaacatgtccaaatattgaagaaatTGTGAAAAAGGCTGTTGTTGAATATGTTTCTCTTGATCCAACTCTGGCTGCTCCTTTGTTGAGAATGCACTTTCATGATTGTTTTGTTAGG GGATGTGATGGTTCAGTGTTACTTAATTCTACTAAAAGTAATCAAGCTGAGAAAGATGCAATTGCTAACCTAAGTCTAAGAGGATTCCAAGTGATTGATGCTGCTAAATCTGCTTTAGAAAAACAGTGCCCTGGTGTTGTGTCCTGTGCTGATATTTTAGCCTTAGTAGCTCGTGATGCTGTTTCACTg ATTAATGGACCAACATGGCAAGTACAACTGGGAAGAAGAGATGGGAGAGTTTCAATTCTGTCAGAAGCCACAACAAAATTGCCTACTCCTTTTGATAATTTCACTACTCTAAAAACAACATTTGGTGCATTGGGCCTAAATGTCAAAGACCTTGTTGTTTTTTCag GTGGACACACAATTGGTGTATCACATTGCTTTTCGTTTGGTAGCCGTATATACAATTTTACTGGCAGAGGTGATACGGACCCAAAcatggaccaaaaatatatagcCCAATTGAAGACCAAATGTAAGCCCAATGATGTGACCACCACAGTTGAAATGGACCCTGGAAGTTTCAAAACATTTGACACTGATTATTATACTTTGGTTAGCAAAAGAAGAGGCCTTTTTGTATCTGATGCAACACTTCTTACAAATACTCAAACAAGAACTTATGTTTTGACACAATTAAGTTCTAGTGGATCAACTTTTTTTAAGGATTTTGGGGTGTCAATGGTGAATATGGGAAAAATTGGAGTCCTTACTGGTAAATCGGgcgaaattagaaaaaaatgtgCTTTTATAAACTAA
- the LOC129871047 gene encoding peroxidase 27-like — protein MATLKFLSFLILQLFLVTNNCYGVEVEFYKKTCPNVEAIVKETTKHYISLAPTLAAPLLRMHFHDCFVRGCDGSVLLNSTKGNKAEKDAIPNQSLRGFQVIDAAKYALEKECPGIVSCSDILALAARDAVSLINGPTWSVPLGRRDGRVSILSEASKNLPTPFDNFTTLKTTFGALGLNVKDLVVLSGGHTIGMSHCFSFSSRLYNFSGKGDMDPNMDQNYINHLKIKCKPGDVTTIVEMDPGSFKSFDTDYYTMVTKRRGLFASDAALLTDTQTKNYVLSQLNPHGSTFFKDFGESMVKMGQIGVLTGKAGEIRKHCAFRN, from the exons atggCAACATTAAAATTTCTTTCATTTCTCATTCTTCAACTTTTTCTGGTTACTAATAATTGTTATGGTGTGGAAGTAGAATTCTACAAGAAAACATGTCCAAATGTGGAGGCAATTGTAAAAGAGACAACAAAGCACTACATTTCTCTTGCTCCAACTTTGGCTGCCCCTTTGTTGAGAATGCATTTTCATGATTGTTTTGTTAGG GGATGTGATGGTTCAGTGCTACTAAATTCAACAAAAGGAAATAAAGCAGAGAAAGATGCAATTCCTAATCAAAGCCTAAGAGGTTTCCAAGTGATAGATGCTGCTAAATATGCTTTAGAGAAAGAGTGCCCTGGCATTGTATCTTGCTCTGACATTTTAGCCTTAGCTGCCCGTGACGCTGTTTCACTG ATAAATGGACCAACATGGTCAGTCCCCTTAGGAAGAAGAGATGGAAGAGTCTCAATTCTCTCAGAGGCCTCAAAGAATCTACCAACTCCTTTTGATAATTTCACTACTCTCAAAACAACATTTGGTGCATTGGGCCTAAATGTCAAAGACCTTGTTGTTCTATCAG GAGGACACACAATTGGGATGTCACattgtttttccttttcaagCCGTTTGTATAATTTCAGTGGAAAAGGTGACATGGACCCAAACATGGACCAAAACTACATTAATCATTTGAAGATAAAATGTAAGCCTGGAGATGTGACCACAATTGTTGAAATGGACCCTGGAAGTTTCAAGAGTTTCGACACTGATTATTACACTATGGTTACCAAAAGAAGAGGGTTATTCGCGTCTGACGCAGCTCTTCTTACAGATACTCAAACGAAAAATTATGTGTTGTCTCAATTAAATCCTCATGGATCAACTTTCTTTAAGGATTTTGGTGAATCGATGGTCAAAATGGGACAAATTGGTGTCCTTACTGGGAAAGCAGGGGAAATTCGAAAACATTGTGCCTTCagaaactaa
- the LOC129871011 gene encoding peroxidase 27-like, translating to MATLKFLSFLTVQLFLVINNCYGVEVEFYKKTCPNVEAIVKETTKHYISLAPTLAAPLLRMHFHDCFVRGCDGSVLLNSTKGNKAEKDAIPNQSLRGFQVIDAAKYALEKECPGIVSCSDILALAARDAVSLINGPTWSVPLGRRDGRVSILSEASKNLPTPFDNFTTLKTTFGALGLNVKDLVVLSGGHTIGMSHCFSFSSRLYNFSGKGDMDPNMDQNYINHLKIKCKPGDVTTIVEMDPGSFKSFDTDYYTMVTKRRGLFASDAALLTDTQTKNYVLSQLNPHGSTFFKDFGESMVKMGQIGVLTGKAGEIRKHCAFRN from the exons atggcAACATTAAAATTTCTTTCGTTTCTCACTGTTCAACTTTTTCTGGTTATTAATAATTGTTATGGTGTGGAAGTAGAATTCTACAAGAAAACATGTCCAAATGTGGAGGCAATTGTAAAAGAGACAACAAAGCACTACATTTCTCTTGCTCCAACTTTGGCTGCCCCTTTGTTGAGAATGCATTTTCATGATTGTTTTGTTAGG GGATGTGATGGTTCAGTGCTACTAAATTCAACAAAAGGAAATAAAGCAGAGAAAGATGCAATTCCTAATCAAAGCCTAAGAGGTTTCCAAGTGATAGATGCTGCTAAATATGCTTTAGAGAAAGAGTGCCCTGGCATTGTATCTTGCTCTGACATTTTAGCCTTAGCTGCCCGTGACGCTGTTTCACTG ATAAATGGACCAACATGGTCAGTCCCCTTAGGAAGAAGAGATGGAAGAGTCTCAATTCTCTCAGAGGCCTCAAAGAATCTACCAACTCCTTTTGATAATTTCACTACTCTCAAAACAACATTTGGTGCATTGGGCCTAAATGTCAAAGACCTTGTTGTTCTATCAG GAGGACACACAATTGGGATGTCACattgtttttccttttcaagCCGTTTGTATAATTTCAGTGGAAAAGGTGACATGGACCCAAACATGGACCAAAACTACATTAATCATTTGAAGATAAAATGTAAGCCTGGAGATGTGACCACAATTGTTGAAATGGACCCTGGAAGTTTCAAGAGTTTCGACACTGATTATTACACTATGGTTACCAAAAGAAGAGGGTTATTCGCGTCTGACGCAGCTCTTCTTACAGATACTCAAACGAAAAATTATGTGTTGTCTCAATTAAATCCTCATGGATCAACTTTCTTTAAGGATTTTGGTGAATCGATGGTCAAAATGGGACAAATTGGTGTCCTTACTGGGAAAGCAGGGGAAATTCGAAAACATTGTGCCTTCagaaactaa
- the LOC129870284 gene encoding peroxidase 27-like, whose translation MATLKFLSIFIIYFAISLGFVNSQGFEVGYYKKTCPNIEEIVKKAVVEYVSLDPTLAAPLLRMHFHDCFVRGCDGSVLLNSTKSNQAEKDAIANLSLRGFQVIDAAKSALEKQCPGVVSCAYILALVARDAVSLINGPTWQVQLGRRDGRVSILSEATTKLPTPFDNFTTLKTTFGALGLNVKDLVVFSGGHTIGVSHCFSFGSRIYNFTGRGDTDPNMDQKYIAQLKTKCKPNDVTTTVEMDPGSFKTFDTDYYTLVSKRRGLFVSDATLLTNTQTRTYVLTQLSSSGSTFFKDFGVSMVNMGKIGVLTGKSGEIRKKCAFIN comes from the exons atggctACTCTAAAGTTTCTTtctattttcataatttattttgcAATTTCATTGGGATTTGTTAATTCACAAGGCTTTGAAGTAGGGTACTACAAgaaaacatgtccaaatattgaagaaatTGTGAAAAAGGCTGTTGTTGAATATGTTTCTCTTGATCCAACTCTGGCTGCTCCTTTGTTGAGAATGCACTTTCATGATTGTTTTGTTAGG GGATGTGATGGTTCAGTGTTACTTAATTCTACTAAAAGTAATCAAGCTGAGAAAGATGCAATTGCTAACCTAAGTCTAAGAGGATTCCAAGTGATTGATGCTGCTAAATCTGCTTTAGAAAAACAGTGCCCTGGTGTTGTGTCCTGTGCTTATATTTTAGCCTTAGTAGCTCGTGATGCTGTTTCACTg ATTAATGGACCAACATGGCAAGTACAACTGGGAAGAAGAGATGGGAGAGTTTCAATTCTGTCAGAAGCCACAACAAAATTGCCTACTCCTTTTGATAATTTCACTACTCTAAAAACAACATTTGGTGCATTGGGCCTAAATGTCAAAGACCTTGTTGTTTTTTCag GTGGACACACAATTGGTGTATCACATTGCTTTTCGTTTGGTAGCCGTATATACAATTTTACTGGCAGAGGTGATACGGACCCAAAcatggaccaaaaatatatagcCCAATTGAAGACCAAATGTAAGCCCAATGATGTGACCACCACAGTTGAAATGGACCCTGGAAGTTTCAAAACATTTGACACTGATTATTATACTTTGGTTAGCAAAAGAAGAGGCCTTTTTGTATCTGATGCAACACTTCTTACAAATACTCAAACAAGAACTTATGTTTTGACACAATTAAGTTCTAGTGGATCAACTTTTTTTAAGGATTTTGGGGTGTCAATGGTGAATATGGGAAAAATTGGAGTCCTTACTGGTAAATCGGgcgaaattagaaaaaaatgtgCTTTTATAAACTAA